The following proteins come from a genomic window of Diprion similis isolate iyDipSimi1 chromosome 8, iyDipSimi1.1, whole genome shotgun sequence:
- the LOC124408716 gene encoding toll-like receptor 6, with protein sequence MVAAVGAPKVFVMFLLSLARLLIPACHVLAVTSAPPQRYDVPDHCQWDTHQGSSLTCRYSVLAKEAQRSNFSMIPAEQTTGLRIFCDLDEKMRSEVDEESFANLYRLRTLQLDGCKFDLWPAKALSGLRDLRNFTVRTFGEEGARIGLEIAPNAFQATPHIEKIDLSSNNIWLFPEHIFCPLSSLVALNISWNMLKDVSELGFSDNIDPVSTRVQESPLAPFPCSLDIQTLDISQNQFSILPAFGFSSLKRLKVLLLSGNAISIAADEALHGLRSLEIFDLSDNKIVALPAGLFREATKSIKELHLQNNSISVLSPGLLSDLQQLVSLDLSRNQLTSSWLTSGTFSGLIRLVLLDLSHNKIEKLDPALFKDLYTLQILNLQYNELETIPADTFSPMSNLHTLAIAHNHLTYLDAYSLNGLFALSLLALDSNLLEGIHPDAFRNCSSMQDLNLSGNNLESIPVALKDMRMLRTLDLGENQIRSLEEPGFRGMTRLYGLRLIGNEIVNVTKAALTEVPGLQILNLARNRIENVESGAFSGSPALQAIRLDANLLQDMSGMFVNAPGLLWLNVSDNVIEHFDYNFLPESLQWLDLHKNAIMDLGVAPTGLRLQTLDVSFNRLTRVHSKSIPDSVELLFINDNLIHTVEPQTFLDKDNLTRVDLYANQIIGMELSALQLSQVPETRPLPEFYIGGNPFTCDCTMEWLQRINSLTLRQHPKVMDLASVYCRLPYDRHKSFAPLLEAKSSQFLCTYKAHCFALCHCCDFDACDCEMTCPTNCTCYHDQSWSANVVDCSTSAYKNLPGRLPMDATEVYLDGNDFGELNSHAFIGRKNLEVLYANDSNIVAIHNNTFSGLRRLAILHLENNKIRILKGLEFIALASLKELYLHNNLIVYIDNGTFLSLRHLEVLRLDNNRLTTFAVWQLVQNPYLVDISLSTNPWSCECSYLDRVRSWISENKEKITDWRRVSCALGSPIAGPGNESAINCAALTGATPAVETRPLEGYLPLLLATAVLFFAMVALFCGAFRHRRTLRAWAASRCGLRACYKTAAFEDREKPFDAYISYSAVDEAFVSRVLVPGLETSYRLCLHYRDLGAGANVADAVAEAADSSRRTILVLSRNFLHGEWARFEFKTALREALRGKGRSVILLLVGGVSPKDLDADLRRRISSHTVIVWGDKLFWQKLRFAMPDAPPIPVLERPLPLPPPPPPPQHHWA encoded by the coding sequence ATGGTAGCAGCCGTTGGTGCACCGAAAGTCTTTGTAATGTTTCTGCTCTCGTTGGCACGATTGTTAATTCCGGCGTGCCACGTGCTGGCCGTTACCAGCGCGCCTCCGCAGCGCTATGACGTCCCCGATCATTGTCAATGGGACACACATCAGGGAAGTTCATTGACTTGCAGGTACAGCGTGTTGGCCAAGGAGGCCCAGAGGTCCAACTTCTCGATGATACCGGCCGAGCAGACAACGGGTTTGAGGATTTTCTGCGACCTCGACGAGAAGATGCGCAGCGAAGTGGACGAGGAAAGTTTCGCGAATTTGTACCGGCTTCGGACCTTGCAGCTCGATGGATGCAAGTTTGATCTCTGGCCGGCGAAAGCTTTGAGCGGCCTGAGGGACCTGAGAAATTTCACGGTGAGGACCTTCGGCGAAGAAGGTGCGAGGATCGGGCTCGAGATCGCCCCGAACGCGTTTCAGGCGACGCCACACATCGAGAAGATCGATCTGTCCTCGAATAACATATGGCTATTTCCTGAACACATCTTTTGCCCGCTGTCCAGTTTGGTCGCGTTGAATATTTCCTGGAATATGCTGAAGGACGTTAGCGAGTTGGGATTCAGCGACAATATCGACCCCGTGTCAACCCGGGTTCAGGAATCACCCCTCGCACCGTTTCCTTGCTCCCTGGACATTCAGACCTTGGACATATCCCAGAATCAGTTTTCCATCTTACCGGCCTTCGGGTTTTCCTCCCTTAAGCGGCTCAAGGTACTTCTGTTGTCGGGAAACGCGATTTCCATTGCCGCCGACGAGGCGCTTCACGGGTTAAGATCACTCGAGATCTTCGATCTCTCGGACAACAAAATCGTCGCCCTGCCAGCCGGGTTGTTTCGAGAAGCAACCAAGTCCATAAAGGAGTTGCACCTGCAGAACAATTCCATCAGCGTTCTTTCACCGGGGCTTTTATCAGATCTTCAGCAGCTCGTGTCGCTCGACTTGTCCAGGAACCAGTTGACCAGCTCTTGGCTGACCTCGGGCACGTTTTCTGGTCTGATTCGACTGGTCCTTCTGGATCTATCGCACAACAAGATCGAGAAGCTCGACCCGGCGTTGTTCAAAGACCTCTACACTCTCCAGATCCTCAACCTACAGTACAACGAACTGGAAACAATTCCAGCGGACACATTTTCCCCGATGAGCAACTTGCACACCTTGGCTATCGCGCACAACCATCTAACATATCTGGACGCCTATTCTCTGAACGGACTGTTTGCCCTTTCCCTTCTCGCGCTCGATTCGAACTTACTGGAAGGGATTCACCCCGACGCGTTTAGGAACTGCTCGAGTATGCAGGATCTCAACCTTTCCGGGAACAATTTGGAGAGTATTCCGGTCGCCCTAAAGGATATGCGGATGTTGAGAACCCTCGACCTGGGAGAGAATCAGATTCGAAGCCTCGAGGAACCTGGGTTCAGAGGTATGACCCGACTATACGGTCTGAGATTGATTGGTAACGAAATAGTAAACGTAACGAAAGCGGCACTCACCGAGGTACCCGGATTGCAAATCCTGAACCTCGCAAGGAACAGGATCGAGAACGTCGAGAGCGGTGCGTTTTCCGGAAGTCCTGCGTTGCAGGCTATCCGTCTCGACGCTAATCTTTTGCAGGACATGTCCGGCATGTTCGTAAACGCCCCGGGTCTGCTCTGGTTGAACGTGTCCGACAATGTAATCGAGCACTTCGACTACAATTTCCTTCCGGAGTCTCTGCAGTGGTTGGATTTGCACAAAAATGCGATAATGGACCTGGGGGTGGCACCCACCGGTCTACGGCTCCAGACGCTCGACGTTTCGTTCAACAGATTGACCAGAGTGCATTCGAAGTCGATTCCCGACTCGGTTGAGCTTCTCTTCATCAACGACAATCTCATTCACACAGTAGAACCGCAAACATTCCTCGACAAGGATAATCTGACGAGGGTCGATCTCTACGCTAATCAAATAATCGGCATGGAATTGTCCGCCCTCCAGTTGTCCCAGGTACCCGAGACCAGACCCTTACCCGAATTTTACATAGGCGGAAATCCCTTCACCTGCGACTGTACCATGGAGTGGCTACAGAGGATAAACTCCCTAACCCTGCGTCAGCATCCGAAGGTAATGGACCTCGCCTCGGTTTACTGCAGGCTTCCCTACGACAGGCACAAATCCTTTGCCCCCCTTCTCGAGGCAAAATCGTCCCAGTTCTTGTGCACCTACAAAGCTCACTGCTTCGCGCTTTGTCACTGCTGTGACTTTGACGCCTGCGACTGCGAGATGACCTGTCCTACTAATTGCACCTGCTACCACGATCAGTCGTGGTCGGCGAACGTGGTCGACTGTTCAACTTCGGCGTACAAGAACTTGCCGGGTAGACTCCCGATGGATGCTACTGAGGTTTACCTAGACGGAAACGACTTCGGGGAGTTGAACTCGCACGCTTTTATTGGCAGAAAGAATCTCGAAGTTTTATACGCGAACGACAGCAACATAGTAGCCATCCACAACAACACGTTCAGTGGTCTCAGACGACTCGCGATCCTTCACTTGGAGAATAACAAAATCCGGATACTTAAGGGACTGGAATTCATAGCACTTGCAAGTTTGAAGGAGCTCTACTTGCACAATAACCTGATAGTTTACATCGATAACGGAACTTTCCTGTCACTGCGTCATCTCGAGGTTCTCAGACTGGACAACAACCGGCTGACGACCTTCGCCGTATGGCAACTGGTGCAGAATCCATACCTTGTCGACATCAGCCTGTCCACCAACCCCTGGAGCTGTGAGTGCAGCTACCTCGACCGCGTCCGCTCCTGGATATCGGAGAACAAAGAGAAGATAACGGACTGGAGGCGCGTCTCTTGCGCTCTGGGATCGCCTATCGCCGGTCCCGGAAATGAATCGGCCATAAACTGTGCAGCTCTGACGGGGGCGACCCCCGCGGTGGAAACGCGTCCCCTAGAGGGTTACCTCCCCCTGCTACTAGCCACGGCGGTTCTATTTTTCGCCATGGTCGCCCTCTTCTGCGGTGCCTTCAGACACAGACGCACACTTCGCGCTTGGGCAGCCAGCAGATGCGGGCTGCGCGCCTGCTACAAAACTGCCGCCTTCGAGGACAGGGAAAAGCCATTCGATGCCTACATCTCCTACTCAGCGGTCGACGAGGCCTTCGTTTCACGCGTCCTAGTTCCGGGCCTCGAGACTTCGTACAGACTCTGTCTCCACTACCGCGACCTGGGCGCAGGAGCGAACGTGGCCGACGCCGTCGCCGAGGCTGCGGATTCGTCCCGTCGTACGATTCTCGTGCTCTCGCGAAATTTCCTCCACGGAGAGTGGGCGAGGTTCGAGTTCAAGACGGCCTTGAGAGAGGCACTCAGAGGCAAAGGTCGCTCGGTCATTCTGCTTCTCGTCGGTGGCGTCAGCCCCAAGGATCTCGACGCTGATTTGAGGAGGAGGATCTCCTCTCACACCGTCATCGTCTGGGGCGACaaattattttggcaaaagCTCAGGTTCGCCATGCCGGACGCGCCGCCGATCCCCGTTTTGGAAAGGCCGCTTCCACTGCCTCCTCCGCCCCCGCCGCCCCAACACCACTGGGCATAG